From a single Micromonospora carbonacea genomic region:
- the ileS gene encoding isoleucine--tRNA ligase: MAYPLHDPTAAGVPASPDLPAVERRVLEHWAADKTFEASVEARPAGDDGKNEYVFYDGPPFANGLPHYGHLFTGYVKDAVPRYQTMRGRHVERRFGWDCHGLPAEVVAEKQLGITSKAEILDLGVARFNEACRASVLEFTQDWERYVTRQARWVDFANDYKTLDLDYMESVMWAFKTLHDKGLVYEGFRVLAYCWRCETPLSNTETRMDDVYKDRHDPTLTVWFGLTADDAAPELLRGPVKLGVWTTTPWTLPSNLALAVGPDIEYAVLERDGDRFVVGAARLGAYAKELEGYEQLGTVHGRDLVGRRYTPLYDFLVSRAGENAYQVLGAEFVTTEDGTGIVHLAPAFGEDDQNVCNAAGIPTVVTVDDHTRFTALVPPYEGEQVFDVNKPVIRELKERGVVLRQDTYTHSYPHCWRCDTPLVYKAVSSWFVAVTRFKDRMVELNQQINWTPGHIKDGSFGKWLANARDWSISRNRFWGSPIPVWKSDDPTHPRVDVYGSLDEIERDFGVRLTDLHRPAVDDLVRPNPDDPTGKSTMRRVPEVLDCWFESGSMPFAQVHYPFENRDWFEHHYPGDFIVEYIGQTRGWFYTMHVLATALFDRPAFRNCLSHGILLGSDGRKMSKSLRNYPDVYHVFDSYGSDAMRWMLMSSPVLRGGDMPVTEGSIRDAVRQVLLPLWNVWYFFSLYANADGHTARRRVDSTHLLDRYVLAKTNELVATTQAQLDAYDISGACATVRSFLDALTNWYVRRSRDRFWSGDADAFDTLWTVLETLCRVVAPLAPLTAEEIWRGLTGERSVHLTDWPTAEEFPADHELVAAMDAVRDVCSAALSLRKAKGLRVRLPLSKLTVASPVAAQLRPFADLVADEVNVKAVEFSEEVASYCQQVLTVVPRALGPRVGKQVQQVIKAVKAGEWELVDGAPVAAGVTLAEGEYELRLVAADAEHSAPLPGAQGVVVLDTAVTPELAAEGLARDVVRVVQQARRDADLEVSDRIALTLSASAEVRAAVAAYRDFVAREVLADAIEVVAEDADLADRAGRPGFAGEVGDGEGVTVAVRRA; encoded by the coding sequence ATGGCCTATCCGTTGCACGACCCGACCGCCGCCGGCGTCCCGGCGAGCCCCGACCTGCCCGCGGTCGAGCGCCGGGTGCTGGAGCACTGGGCGGCCGACAAGACCTTCGAGGCGTCCGTCGAGGCCCGCCCCGCCGGGGACGACGGCAAGAACGAGTACGTCTTCTACGACGGCCCGCCGTTCGCCAACGGCCTGCCGCACTACGGCCACCTCTTCACGGGGTACGTCAAGGACGCGGTGCCCCGCTACCAGACGATGCGCGGCCGGCACGTCGAGCGGCGCTTCGGCTGGGACTGCCACGGCCTGCCGGCCGAGGTCGTCGCCGAGAAGCAGCTCGGCATCACCAGCAAGGCGGAGATCCTCGACCTGGGCGTGGCCCGGTTCAACGAGGCGTGCCGCGCCTCGGTGCTGGAGTTCACCCAGGACTGGGAGCGGTACGTCACCCGGCAGGCCCGCTGGGTCGACTTCGCCAACGACTACAAGACCCTCGACCTGGACTACATGGAAAGCGTCATGTGGGCCTTCAAGACCCTGCACGACAAGGGCCTGGTCTACGAGGGCTTCCGGGTGCTGGCGTACTGCTGGCGGTGCGAGACCCCGCTGTCGAACACCGAGACCCGGATGGACGACGTCTACAAGGACCGGCACGACCCCACGCTGACCGTGTGGTTCGGGCTGACCGCCGACGACGCCGCCCCCGAGCTGCTGCGCGGGCCGGTGAAGCTGGGCGTGTGGACCACCACGCCGTGGACGCTGCCGTCGAACCTGGCGCTCGCCGTCGGCCCCGACATCGAGTACGCGGTGCTGGAGCGCGACGGCGACCGGTTCGTCGTCGGCGCGGCGCGGCTGGGCGCGTACGCGAAGGAGCTGGAGGGGTACGAGCAACTCGGGACGGTGCACGGCCGCGACCTGGTTGGCCGCCGCTACACCCCGCTGTACGACTTCCTCGTCTCCCGGGCCGGCGAGAACGCCTACCAGGTGCTCGGGGCGGAGTTCGTCACCACCGAGGACGGCACCGGGATCGTCCACCTCGCCCCGGCCTTCGGCGAGGACGACCAGAACGTCTGCAACGCGGCCGGCATCCCGACCGTCGTCACCGTCGACGACCACACCCGGTTCACCGCGCTGGTCCCGCCCTACGAGGGCGAGCAGGTCTTCGACGTCAACAAGCCGGTGATCCGGGAGCTGAAGGAACGGGGGGTGGTGCTGCGGCAGGACACCTACACCCACTCCTACCCGCACTGCTGGCGCTGCGACACCCCGCTGGTCTACAAGGCGGTGTCGTCGTGGTTCGTGGCGGTGACGCGGTTCAAGGACCGGATGGTCGAGCTGAACCAGCAGATCAACTGGACCCCGGGGCACATCAAGGACGGCTCGTTCGGCAAGTGGCTGGCCAACGCCCGGGACTGGTCGATCAGCCGCAACCGGTTCTGGGGCTCGCCGATCCCGGTGTGGAAGTCCGACGACCCGACCCACCCGCGCGTCGACGTCTACGGGTCGCTGGACGAGATCGAGCGGGACTTCGGCGTGCGCCTGACCGACCTGCACCGGCCGGCGGTCGACGACCTGGTGCGCCCCAACCCGGACGACCCGACCGGCAAGTCGACCATGCGCCGGGTGCCCGAGGTGCTGGACTGCTGGTTCGAGTCCGGCTCGATGCCGTTCGCCCAGGTGCACTACCCGTTCGAGAACCGCGACTGGTTCGAGCACCACTACCCGGGCGACTTCATCGTCGAGTACATCGGGCAGACCCGCGGCTGGTTCTACACCATGCACGTGCTGGCCACGGCGCTGTTCGACCGGCCGGCGTTCCGCAACTGCCTCAGCCACGGCATCCTGCTCGGCTCCGACGGACGCAAGATGTCCAAGAGCCTGCGCAACTACCCGGACGTCTACCACGTCTTCGACTCGTACGGCTCCGACGCGATGCGCTGGATGCTGATGTCGTCGCCGGTGCTGCGCGGCGGGGACATGCCGGTCACCGAGGGGTCGATCCGCGACGCCGTCCGGCAGGTGCTGCTGCCGCTGTGGAACGTGTGGTACTTCTTCTCGCTCTACGCCAACGCCGACGGCCACACCGCCCGGCGGCGGGTGGACTCCACCCACCTGCTCGACCGGTACGTGCTGGCGAAGACCAACGAGCTGGTCGCCACGACGCAGGCACAGCTCGACGCGTACGACATCTCGGGGGCCTGCGCCACGGTCCGGTCGTTCCTCGACGCGCTGACCAACTGGTACGTCCGCCGGTCCCGCGACCGGTTCTGGTCCGGCGACGCCGACGCGTTCGACACGCTCTGGACGGTGCTGGAGACGCTGTGCCGGGTGGTGGCCCCGCTGGCGCCGCTGACCGCCGAGGAGATCTGGCGCGGCCTCACCGGCGAGCGGTCGGTGCACCTGACCGACTGGCCGACGGCCGAGGAGTTCCCCGCCGACCACGAGCTCGTCGCGGCGATGGACGCCGTCCGGGACGTCTGCTCGGCGGCGCTGTCGCTGCGCAAGGCCAAGGGGCTGCGGGTGCGGCTGCCGCTGTCGAAGCTGACCGTCGCCTCGCCGGTGGCGGCGCAGCTGCGCCCGTTCGCCGACCTGGTCGCCGACGAGGTCAACGTGAAGGCCGTGGAGTTCTCCGAGGAGGTCGCCAGCTATTGCCAGCAGGTGCTGACCGTGGTGCCCCGGGCCCTCGGGCCCCGCGTCGGCAAGCAGGTGCAGCAGGTGATCAAGGCGGTCAAGGCGGGCGAGTGGGAGCTGGTCGACGGCGCCCCCGTCGCCGCCGGGGTCACCCTCGCCGAGGGCGAGTACGAGCTGCGCCTCGTCGCCGCCGACGCCGAGCACTCCGCGCCGCTGCCCGGCGCGCAGGGCGTGGTCGTGCTCGACACGGCGGTCACCCCGGAGCTGGCCGCCGAGGGGCTGGCCCGCGACGTGGTGCGGGTGGTGCAGCAGGCCCGCCGCGACGCCGACCTGGAGGTGTCGGACCGGATCGCGCTGACGCTGTCGGCGTCGGCGGAGGTCCGGGCGGCGGTGGCGGCGTACCGGGACTTCGTGGCCCGCGAGGTGCTCGCCGACGCGATCGAGGTGGTGGCGGAGGACGCCGACCTCGCCGACCGCGCCGGTCGGCCCGGCTTCGCCGGCGAGGTCGGCGACGGCGAGGGCGTGACGGTCGCGGTGCGCCGCGCCTGA
- a CDS encoding lysophospholipid acyltransferase family protein has translation MPLLYTIGKLTVAPTLRLAFRPTVEGLEHIPAAGGAIFAGNHLSVADELFLGTVVPRHLAFWAKSEYFKGTGVKGAFSKFVLTGLGAIPVERAGGRAALSAFDAAIPALQGGDLVAVYPEGTRSPDGRLYRGRTGAARLAVAAGVPIIPVGMIGTDKAQPIGARVPRPGKAKIIVRFGKPLDFTGRPDDRTSLREMTDELMSEIQKLTGQEYVPRYAPPRANAPVAGEPPAGA, from the coding sequence GTGCCGCTGCTCTACACCATCGGCAAGCTCACCGTGGCACCCACGCTCCGGTTGGCGTTCCGACCGACCGTGGAGGGTCTCGAGCACATCCCGGCGGCCGGCGGCGCGATCTTCGCCGGCAACCACCTCTCGGTCGCCGACGAGCTGTTCCTCGGCACGGTCGTGCCCCGGCACCTGGCGTTCTGGGCGAAGTCGGAGTACTTCAAGGGCACCGGCGTGAAGGGTGCCTTCTCCAAGTTCGTGCTCACGGGCCTGGGGGCGATCCCCGTCGAGCGGGCCGGCGGCCGGGCCGCGCTGTCCGCGTTCGACGCGGCGATCCCGGCCCTCCAGGGCGGCGACCTGGTCGCCGTCTACCCGGAGGGCACCCGCTCGCCCGACGGCCGGCTCTACCGGGGGCGCACCGGCGCGGCCCGGTTGGCCGTCGCGGCCGGCGTGCCGATCATCCCGGTCGGCATGATCGGCACCGACAAGGCCCAGCCGATCGGCGCCCGGGTGCCCCGGCCGGGCAAGGCGAAGATCATCGTCCGGTTCGGCAAGCCGCTGGACTTCACCGGCCGCCCCGACGACCGGACGTCGCTGCGCGAGATGACCGACGAGCTGATGAGCGAGATCCAGAAGCTCACCGGCCAGGAGTACGTCCCGCGCTACGCCCCGCCGCGCGCCAACGCGCCGGTCGCCGGCGAGCCCCCGGCCGGGGCCTGA
- a CDS encoding cryptochrome/photolyase family protein, whose amino-acid sequence MSRRWLFADQLGPHFLDDRRQPVLLVESKAVFRRRVYHRQKAHLILSALRHRAAELGAQATYLRAETYAEGLRKVREPVEVCHPTSRRALEFVRRRDGVTVLPPRGFVTSLDDFAEWAGGRSGALRMEAFYRFAREHHRVLVDGDEPVGGRWSLDVENREPPPKDGRLAVPAPPVPKEDDVDAEVRADLDRWEREGIRFVGRDGPRRFPATAKEAQARLRHFLRHRLPAFGPYEDAMLSTDPWLAHSVLSSSFNLGLLDPLDAVRGAERAYRSQGAPLASVEGFVRQILGWRDFVWHLYWHFDAGWRRSNALAARRPVPGWFQELDAEAVQAHCLSDVLAGVRDHGWVHHIPRLMVLGNYALQRGWRPAELVEWFHTRFVDGYEWVMTANVVGMSQYADLGRMTTKPYVSGGAYVNRMSDYCGGCRYDPRKRLGADACPYTAGYWAFLDRNRDRIPANARMARTMKQLDHLADVDRLVAQERRRGSDAP is encoded by the coding sequence ATGTCGCGGCGTTGGCTCTTCGCTGATCAGCTGGGGCCGCACTTCCTCGACGACCGCCGCCAGCCGGTCCTGCTGGTCGAGTCGAAGGCGGTCTTCCGCCGCCGCGTCTACCACCGGCAGAAGGCGCACCTGATCCTCTCCGCGCTGCGTCACCGCGCCGCCGAACTCGGCGCGCAGGCCACCTACCTGCGCGCCGAGACGTACGCGGAGGGGCTGCGCAAGGTCCGCGAGCCGGTCGAGGTCTGCCATCCCACCTCGCGCCGGGCCCTGGAGTTCGTCCGGCGGCGGGACGGGGTGACCGTGCTGCCGCCGCGCGGCTTCGTCACCAGCCTGGACGACTTCGCCGAGTGGGCCGGCGGGCGGAGCGGCGCGCTGCGGATGGAGGCGTTCTACCGGTTCGCCCGCGAGCACCACCGGGTGCTGGTCGACGGCGACGAGCCGGTCGGCGGGCGGTGGAGCCTCGACGTCGAGAACCGGGAGCCGCCGCCGAAGGACGGCAGGCTCGCCGTCCCCGCCCCGCCGGTGCCGAAGGAGGACGACGTCGACGCCGAGGTCCGCGCCGACCTCGACCGCTGGGAACGGGAGGGCATCCGGTTCGTCGGCCGGGACGGGCCGCGGCGCTTCCCGGCGACCGCGAAGGAGGCCCAGGCCCGGCTACGCCACTTCCTGCGGCACCGGCTGCCCGCCTTCGGCCCGTACGAGGACGCGATGCTCTCCACCGACCCGTGGCTGGCGCACAGCGTGCTCTCCTCCTCGTTCAACCTCGGCCTGCTCGACCCCCTCGACGCGGTCCGGGGCGCGGAGAGGGCGTACCGGAGCCAGGGCGCGCCGCTGGCCAGCGTCGAGGGCTTCGTCCGGCAGATCCTGGGCTGGCGGGACTTCGTCTGGCACCTGTACTGGCACTTCGACGCCGGCTGGCGGCGCAGCAACGCGCTCGCCGCCCGCCGCCCGGTGCCCGGCTGGTTCCAGGAGCTGGACGCCGAGGCGGTGCAGGCGCACTGCCTGTCGGACGTGCTGGCCGGGGTGCGCGACCACGGCTGGGTGCACCACATCCCCCGGCTGATGGTGCTCGGCAACTACGCCCTGCAACGCGGCTGGCGGCCGGCCGAGTTGGTGGAGTGGTTCCACACCCGCTTCGTGGACGGCTACGAGTGGGTGATGACCGCCAACGTGGTCGGCATGAGCCAGTACGCCGACCTGGGCCGGATGACCACCAAGCCGTACGTCTCCGGCGGCGCGTACGTCAACCGGATGAGCGACTACTGCGGCGGCTGCCGGTACGACCCGCGCAAGCGTCTCGGCGCGGACGCGTGCCCGTACACGGCGGGGTACTGGGCGTTCCTGGACCGCAACCGGGACCGGATCCCGGCGAACGCCCGGATGGCCCGCACGATGAAGCAGTTGGACCACCTCGCGGACGTCGACCGGCTCGTGGCGCAGGAACGCCGACGCGGCAGCGACGCGCCGTGA
- a CDS encoding TIGR03960 family B12-binding radical SAM protein, with amino-acid sequence MSVPSTTPSPAVEPSIWPRLEPLLPQVTKPIQYVGGELGAVVKDWDAATVRWALMYPDAYEVGLPNQGVQILYEVLNELPDVLAERTYAVWPDLERLMRAHGVPQFTVDAHRSVRGFDVFGVSFSTELGYTNLLTAIDLAGIPLLAADRSDADPVIVAGGHAAFNPEPIADFVDAAVLGDGEEAVLEITAIVREWKAEGSPGGRDELLLRLARTESVYVPRFYDVDYLPDGRIQRVVPNRADVPFRVHKRTTMDLDAWPYPKKPLVPLAETVHERYAVEIFRGCTRGCRFCQAGMITRPVRERSITTVGQMVQQGLEFSGFHEVGLLSLSSADHSEIGDMCSGLAEQYAGTNVSLSLPSTRVDAFNIDLAQELSRNGRRTGLTFAPEGGSERIRKVINKMVSKEDLIRTVVTAYTNGWRQVKLYFMCGLPTETDADVLEIADMAHEVIRAGRSATGSKDIRCTVSIGGFVPKPHTPFQWAAMERPEVIDGRLRLLKQAINADRSLGRAIGFRYHDGEPSLIEGLLSRGDRRVGAVIRRVWENGGRFDGWSEHFSYQRWVDAAAEVLPAFGVDLDWYTTRQRDELEVLPWDHLDSGLDKDWLWQDWQDALSEYEQDDCRWTPCFDCGVCPSMDTEIQIGPTGRKLLPLTPINGAGLRIPAPTPQ; translated from the coding sequence ATGAGCGTTCCGTCCACCACGCCGAGTCCCGCCGTGGAGCCGTCGATCTGGCCCCGCCTGGAGCCGCTGCTGCCCCAGGTGACCAAGCCCATCCAGTACGTCGGTGGCGAGCTGGGCGCGGTGGTCAAGGACTGGGACGCGGCGACCGTGCGCTGGGCGCTGATGTATCCCGACGCGTACGAGGTGGGCCTGCCCAACCAGGGCGTGCAGATCCTCTACGAGGTGCTCAACGAGCTGCCCGACGTGCTGGCCGAGCGGACGTACGCGGTCTGGCCCGACCTGGAGCGGCTGATGCGCGCCCACGGCGTGCCGCAGTTCACCGTCGACGCCCACCGCTCGGTGCGCGGGTTCGACGTGTTCGGCGTCTCGTTCTCCACCGAGCTGGGCTACACCAACCTGCTCACCGCGATCGACCTGGCGGGCATTCCGCTGCTGGCGGCCGACCGCAGCGACGCCGACCCGGTGATCGTGGCCGGTGGGCACGCCGCGTTCAACCCGGAGCCGATCGCCGACTTCGTCGACGCCGCCGTGCTCGGCGACGGCGAGGAGGCGGTCCTGGAGATCACCGCGATCGTCCGGGAGTGGAAGGCGGAGGGCTCCCCGGGCGGCCGCGACGAGCTGCTGCTGCGGCTGGCCCGCACGGAGAGCGTCTACGTGCCGCGTTTCTACGACGTGGACTACCTGCCCGACGGCCGGATCCAGCGGGTCGTGCCAAACCGGGCGGACGTGCCGTTCCGGGTGCACAAGCGCACGACGATGGACCTGGACGCCTGGCCGTACCCGAAGAAGCCCCTCGTCCCACTGGCCGAGACGGTCCACGAGCGGTACGCGGTGGAGATCTTCCGGGGGTGCACCCGGGGCTGCCGGTTCTGCCAGGCCGGCATGATCACCCGGCCGGTGCGGGAGCGGTCCATCACGACGGTGGGGCAGATGGTGCAGCAGGGGCTGGAGTTCTCCGGCTTCCACGAGGTGGGCCTGCTGTCGCTGTCGTCGGCCGACCACTCGGAGATCGGCGACATGTGCTCGGGCCTGGCCGAGCAGTACGCCGGCACCAACGTGTCGCTGTCGCTGCCGTCGACGCGGGTCGACGCGTTCAACATCGACCTGGCGCAGGAGCTGTCGCGCAACGGCCGGCGCACCGGGCTGACCTTCGCCCCCGAGGGCGGGTCGGAGCGGATCCGCAAGGTCATCAACAAGATGGTGTCGAAGGAAGACCTGATCCGCACGGTCGTCACCGCGTACACCAACGGCTGGCGGCAGGTGAAGCTCTACTTCATGTGCGGCCTGCCCACCGAGACCGACGCCGACGTCCTGGAGATCGCGGACATGGCGCACGAGGTGATCCGGGCGGGCCGGTCCGCCACCGGCAGCAAGGACATCCGCTGCACCGTCTCGATCGGCGGGTTCGTGCCGAAGCCGCACACCCCGTTCCAGTGGGCGGCGATGGAGCGGCCGGAGGTCATCGACGGCCGGCTGCGGCTGCTCAAGCAGGCGATCAACGCCGACCGTTCGCTCGGCCGGGCGATCGGCTTCCGCTACCACGACGGCGAGCCGTCGCTGATCGAGGGCCTGCTCAGCCGGGGCGACCGCCGGGTCGGCGCGGTCATCCGGCGGGTGTGGGAGAACGGTGGCCGGTTCGACGGCTGGAGCGAGCACTTCTCGTACCAGCGGTGGGTGGACGCCGCAGCCGAGGTGCTGCCGGCCTTCGGCGTCGACCTCGACTGGTACACCACCCGCCAGCGCGACGAGCTGGAGGTCCTGCCCTGGGACCACCTGGACTCGGGTCTGGACAAGGACTGGCTCTGGCAGGACTGGCAGGACGCCCTGTCCGAGTACGAGCAGGACGACTGCCGGTGGACCCCGTGTTTCGACTGCGGAGTCTGCCCGTCGATGGACACCGAGATCCAGATCGGCCCCACGGGCAGGAAGCTGCTCCCACTGACCCCGATCAACGGTGCCGGGCTGCGGATTCCCGCCCCCACCCCGCAGTGA
- a CDS encoding TIGR03936 family radical SAM-associated protein: MRYAKRGPLRFTSHRDFARAFERALRRAGVPIAFSQGFTPHPKISYASAAPTGVASEAEYLEIGLREPVDPGQLRAALDAALSPGLDVLDAVVAAGGSLADRIEASHWRIELPEVEPAVLERAVAAFTAAGEVQVERMTKQGRRTFDARAAVMKIDVIRSVETPSGAPGVSCAILELVVRQVTPSVRPDDVLSGLRAVADLEPPVSPRVIRLAQGTLTAQGEIVDPLDADRDGAAIV, translated from the coding sequence ATCCGGTACGCCAAGCGTGGGCCGTTGCGGTTCACCTCGCACCGCGACTTCGCCCGCGCGTTCGAGCGGGCGCTGCGGCGGGCCGGGGTGCCGATCGCCTTCTCCCAGGGCTTCACCCCGCACCCCAAGATCTCGTACGCCAGCGCGGCCCCGACCGGGGTGGCCAGCGAGGCGGAGTACCTGGAGATCGGGCTGCGGGAGCCGGTCGACCCGGGGCAACTCCGGGCGGCGCTGGACGCCGCGCTCTCGCCCGGGCTCGACGTCCTCGACGCGGTCGTCGCCGCCGGGGGCAGCCTGGCCGACCGGATCGAGGCGTCGCACTGGCGGATCGAGCTGCCGGAGGTGGAGCCGGCCGTGCTGGAGCGCGCCGTGGCCGCCTTCACGGCGGCGGGGGAGGTTCAGGTCGAGCGGATGACGAAGCAGGGGCGGCGCACCTTCGACGCCCGCGCGGCAGTCATGAAGATCGATGTGATCCGGTCCGTCGAGACGCCTTCCGGGGCACCGGGCGTGTCGTGTGCGATACTCGAACTGGTCGTCCGGCAGGTCACCCCGTCCGTACGACCCGATGACGTCCTTTCCGGCCTGCGCGCGGTGGCCGACCTGGAGCCGCCGGTCTCCCCGAGGGTGATCCGGCTGGCGCAGGGCACGCTGACCGCACAGGGCGAGATCGTCGATCCGTTGGACGCGGATCGCGACGGGGCAGCCATCGTGTGA